The genomic region AACTCCGCCGCAACCGGCAGCCGCCCAAACGCACTCCCCAACCACTTGCCATAGGGCGGATACCGACGCCCCATCAACAGGCACAACCGCATCAGGTCCCGAACCACCCGCGCCGCGACCACCGCGGACCCGACCTCATCCCCAACCTCCCCGCACCGCCCGACAAACGCCTCCTCCTCAGCCACCCGCCCCCACTGCCGAGCCAACACGAACCGCCACACCTCGGCCGGGTACCACCGCAACCGCTCCCGAGCCCACCCCAAGTCCCCAACCTGATCCAAGTCCCCGACCCGGCCCAAGTCCCCGGCCCACGTCGAGTCCCCAGCCCGCGCCAAGTCCGTGCTCCGGCGGTCCGCGCCTAGCTGACCCATGCCCGGATGATCCGCGGCTAGCTGATCATCGGCTCTCTGATCGCCGTCTCTTTGATCGCCGGTCCTCTGTCCATCGTTCCTCAGCCCACCGTTCCCTTGTTCGGGGTTGCCCTGATCGGCGTCTGCGTGATCCGGGTCTGCGTGATCCACGCGCTCGCCGCCCGCGCCGCTGTGCTCCGCGAGCCCGTCATGGAAGACCGCTCCGGCAGTGACCTCCGCCAGCGCTTGCGTAGGCGTGACAAGCCAATCCCCGGTCGAGACCGCCACCCGTGGATCAAACCCCAACGTCCGCCCGAACCAGTCACCAAGTCCGCTGACCTCAACGCGGTGGTTCACCGTCCCCTCGGTGAGCCGCATGACGCCAACGCCTTGATCCTCGGTCGGCTCAAAATGCGTCGGAAACCCCAAGAACTCCTTCGGCAACCGCTCAGCCAACATCACCCGGATCGACTCGCCGAATCGTCGACCGTCCTGCGCGCCCAGGAACAACTGCAGCCGAGGCCCCCATTCGTGGTCCGCGGACCGCTCGGTGTCGAACCCGAGCACCTCCGAACCGCTGCCGATCCGCGCCGCGGTGTGCGGCAGGCCCCCGAAGTGCCTGCGCAGCAACGGCTCAACCACCTCCCAGTAGTACCGCCGAGACAGCTCCAACCCGGGAACGAACGCGGAGTCCATGCCCGGCATCGTGCTCTGTCCCTCGGCGAGCAGCGACTGGATTTCCCGCGCCGCGGCCGTCCTCGCTGGGAGCATCTCCCCGAGCCCCGAGCCCCGAGCCCCGAGCCCCGAGCCCCGAGCCGACGATGCAGCCCCCTCCAGCTACAGCTCTCTCCGGGCACCGTCCCCTGTCCGATGTAGCCGGTCCGGCGACTGTTCCGGCCCTGGCGGTCAGACGCGGTCGGCGTTCAGCGCCGCCGGAACCAGGCGTTGGCCCCGGGTGCGAACATCAATGCCAACGCCCCGACCACCGCCACGATGTGCAGCGCCCGAACCGCGGCGAACACCAGGAATCCAGCGTCGGCGCCTGCGAAGGCGGCGATCGGATCGTTGCCCTCGGCCAGCCACGAGATCGGCTCGACTACCAGTGACAGCATTCCCAGCACGCCCAGCAGCAACGCCAGCGCGATCCGTGCCCATCCCCGCCCTCGGTGCAGGGCCAGGATGATCGGCACCAGGATCGCGGTGACCGCGATGCGAACTCCCACGGGCACAACGGCTTCGGCGAACGTGGGCTGGTGCTCGATCATGCCGAGCACGGTCTCGACCACGCCCGCGCCCACTGCGACGAACCACAACGCGGCCGCTCGCCGCACGGCGACGGGCACAACCTGCGGGGCAACCAGTGTCTGCGTCATGCCAGGAACTCTGCTCCCGGACAAACGCCGAGTCAGGGGTTCCAGGCTCCGGACAGCAGGTAGGGAAAACTCCCATAGATCAAGGTTGTTCACCTACCGGTGCTCGGGCGATGCACAGTACGCACGGCATGCCCGCGCTCCGTGGTTCCACGGCGGTCGTCGGCGCGCGGTGCCCGCAGATCGCGGTCAGCTCGACCGGCGGCTGTTGTGGATCAAGTCCACTGACGATGAAGGCATGCACCTGGCGGTCACGCCAGGAACGCCACCACGCCAGATCGTTCACGGTCACCACGGCCTTGCCTCCATCCGGTCGTCTCGGATGTGACGACCGGCCTAACGTTCAATGACGTTGCCTCCCAAGGTTCTCTAGAGCGATGGTCTGGTTTCCTCGTCCTGGCAGCCGCAGCGGGGCTGCCGTGCACCCATGGAGTTGCGCGGCGTACCGCCGGAGTTGCCGCCTGGGCGCCCAGGCGGTTCCACGACTTCGGCGCGCGTCGCCTTCTCTGGTCACGCCACCTTTCTCGATCACGTAGGTGTCGGGGGCTTCGTAGGGTGGGGCATCACCGCCTGGTTCGCCGTGGGGGTCGCTCGCTCGCCAGTCGCTCTCGTCGGCTGGGGTGCGTCGCTGGGTGGGGGAAGCCGGGGTGCGTGGACCGCGGGACCGCCTGCCTGTAGTCGAAACGGTGGCGTGGTGCCGGCACGCCAACAGCTCGACGGTGTCGTTCCGGGCGCCTCCTTGGGGTGATCTTCGTTGTCTCGCTGGGTCAGATGCGGGTTCGGAGGTACGTGGTCAGCGCCTCCCAGCGGAGTGCCTCGGCGTGGTCGTCAGGGGTCACCTCCAGAGGCAAGCGCTTCTTCCTGGTGTATGCCGACAGGCGGCTCCTCGGTGGGTTGGCCAGCAGATCCAGGATCGGGGTGAGTGCCTGTTCCGGGGAGGGCGCTAATCGGAACAGGACCCGGATGATCGCGCGATGAACCGGGGAGAGGTCGCCGGAAAGACTGCTCCGGACGAACAGTGGGTTGTACAGCACGTACTTCAGCCGGGGCTGGGCCTTGGTGAGCAAGAGGGCGGACAGTTCGTTGGCGCGACGGCTCTGGTGGTTGGCCGTCCGCCAGCTGTAGTTGTTCGCCAGGCTGGGGTCCTGCCAGCGCACGGCCGACTTGGGTGCTCCTGGGACCGAGGTGTTGATGATGACCGGGCGCGGCGAAGCGCTCAGTTGCGGCAGCAGGGCGGTGGCCAGGATGTGGCGACTGAGGGCGTAGAGGGCCAGGTTGTGTTCGACGCCCTCGGTGGTCAGTGTGCGGGAACGGACCACGTGGGCGGCGGCCAGGAACAGGGTGTCGACGCTCGGGTGCTCCCTGGCTATGTGGGCGGCGACTCGCTCCGCCTCCCGCTGTAGGCGCAGGTCGGCCTGGACGAAGTGCGCGCGAGTGGCCGGCAGCGTCTTGAACTTCTCGACGTCCCGGCCGATCACCACGACCGTTTCACCTGCTCGGAGCAGGTGTTGGGCCAGTGCGCGGCCGAGACCGTCGGTGCCGCCGGAGATCACTGTGGTGGCCATGGCGTCCTCTCGTTTGCAAGGGGAGCATCTGCTCCGTATAGTCAACCTAGCAGAGGCGGAGCAGATGCTCCAGTTGGCGACTAGAGTGGAGGAATGAGTGCGGCGGACAATGCGGGAACCAAGCCACTGCGGGCCGATGCTGCGCGGAACCGGGCCCAGATCCTCGATGCGGCCACGGAGGCGTTCCGGGAGCGCGGGCTGGAAGTGGATGTCCGGGAGATCGCCCGACTTGCTGATGTGGGCATGGGTACTCTCTATCGCCACTTCAGCACGAAGAAGTCGCTGGTCGAAGCGGCGCTGGAGGCGAAGATCGTGGAGTGGGAGCAGCGCGCCGCCGCTGCTCGGAACTCGACCGCGGCATGGGACGGGCTTCGTGCCCTTATCGAGCACACGATCGAGCTGATGGCCGCCAACCGGGCTTTCCTGGACGGCCTCACCGTGGCGGAGTCCGCGGTGGAGGCGTGTCAGAGGCACCTGAAGCAGTCGCTGGGTGATCTGGTCGAACGTGCTCATGAGGAAGGGTCGTTGCGAGCCGATGTCAGTGCCGGAGACATCGGGTTGTTCGTCCTGTCCTTCGGGCCGATCGTGTTGGCCACCAAGGACTCCGAGTCCGAAGCCTGGCGCAGGTTGCTGGCGGTGCTGCTGGACGGTCTGCGTGCGGCATGAGTTCTTCTCATGGTGAGCATGAGAACGAAGAGTTGGACTCATCGCTGAAGTGATCCGAAGATCTTCCTATGAGCACTGCGGGGAAGGTCGCGTTGGTCGTCGGCGCGAACGGCGTCATCGGCGGCAACCTGGTCGAGCACCTGCTCGAGCTGGGAGATTGGGAGGTCATCGGGCTGTCCCGACGGGGCGGCGCTGATCGGGAACGGCTGCGGTATGTCTCGGTTGATCTGCTGGATCCGGTGGACACGCGAGAGAAGCTGGCCGAGTTCGATTCGGTGACGCACGTCTTCTACACCGCCTACCAGGACCGTCCGAGCTGGGCGGAGCTGGTGGTGCCGAACCTGGCGATGCTGGTCAACGTCGTCGAGGCGATCGAGCCGGTCGCGGCCGGACTCGAACACATCAGCCTCATGCAGGGCTACAAGGTCTACGGCGCGCACCTCGGGCCGTTCAAGACCCCGGCCCGCGAGGACGACGCCGGCCACATGCCGCCGGAGTTCAACGTGGACCAGCAGGACTTCCTGGTTCGGCGCCAGGCCGGCAAGAGCTGGACCTGGTCGGCGATTCGTCCGTCAGTGGTCGCCGGGTTCGGGCTCGGCAACCCGCTGAACCTGGCCATGGTGATCGCGGTGTACGCCTCGATCTCCAAGGAACTCGGTCTGCCACTGCGATTCCCTGGCAAGCCGGGCGCCTATGACGCGCTGCTGGAGATGACCGACGCGGGGTTGCTGGCCGAGGCGACCGTGTGGGCGGCAACGGATCCGGCGTGCGCCAACCAGGCGTTCAATATCAACAACGGTGACTTGTTCCGGTGGAGCGAGCTGTGGCCGAAGATCGCCGAGTACTTCGAGCTGCCGGTCGCGCCGCCATTGCAGATGTCGCTGGCCACGGTGATGGCTGACAAGGAACCGTTGTGGGACAAGATGACCGAGGTGCACGGACTGGCTGGACACAGCTACCGCGAGGTGTCCTCGTGGGCCTTCGGGGACTTCGTGTTCTCGTGGGACTACGACATGTTCGCCGACGGATCCAAGGCACGGCGATTCGGGTTCCACCGATACGTGGAGACCGAGCGGATGTTCTTTGACATCTTCACAGAGATGCGCAAACGACGGGTCATTCCCTGACTCGGCCGAAGTACTGGCCGGGCGGCAGGCCGACCGTGGCGCGGAAAGC from Crossiella sp. CA-258035 harbors:
- a CDS encoding DUF4037 domain-containing protein: MDSAFVPGLELSRRYYWEVVEPLLRRHFGGLPHTAARIGSGSEVLGFDTERSADHEWGPRLQLFLGAQDGRRFGESIRVMLAERLPKEFLGFPTHFEPTEDQGVGVMRLTEGTVNHRVEVSGLGDWFGRTLGFDPRVAVSTGDWLVTPTQALAEVTAGAVFHDGLAEHSGAGGERVDHADPDHADADQGNPEQGNGGLRNDGQRTGDQRDGDQRADDQLAADHPGMGQLGADRRSTDLARAGDSTWAGDLGRVGDLDQVGDLGWARERLRWYPAEVWRFVLARQWGRVAEEEAFVGRCGEVGDEVGSAVVAARVVRDLMRLCLLMGRRYPPYGKWLGSAFGRLPVAAELAPVFREVLAARDWREREAGLVRAYEAVAAEHNRLGLTEVVDPAVRGYHSRPFRVLRADRFSAALLATVTDPELRGPGAVDQWADSTVLLTDRGLSRRVGWSAVT
- a CDS encoding SDR family NAD(P)-dependent oxidoreductase; protein product: MATTVISGGTDGLGRALAQHLLRAGETVVVIGRDVEKFKTLPATRAHFVQADLRLQREAERVAAHIAREHPSVDTLFLAAAHVVRSRTLTTEGVEHNLALYALSRHILATALLPQLSASPRPVIINTSVPGAPKSAVRWQDPSLANNYSWRTANHQSRRANELSALLLTKAQPRLKYVLYNPLFVRSSLSGDLSPVHRAIIRVLFRLAPSPEQALTPILDLLANPPRSRLSAYTRKKRLPLEVTPDDHAEALRWEALTTYLRTRI
- a CDS encoding TetR family transcriptional regulator, whose protein sequence is MSAADNAGTKPLRADAARNRAQILDAATEAFRERGLEVDVREIARLADVGMGTLYRHFSTKKSLVEAALEAKIVEWEQRAAAARNSTAAWDGLRALIEHTIELMAANRAFLDGLTVAESAVEACQRHLKQSLGDLVERAHEEGSLRADVSAGDIGLFVLSFGPIVLATKDSESEAWRRLLAVLLDGLRAA
- a CDS encoding SDR family oxidoreductase; translated protein: MSTAGKVALVVGANGVIGGNLVEHLLELGDWEVIGLSRRGGADRERLRYVSVDLLDPVDTREKLAEFDSVTHVFYTAYQDRPSWAELVVPNLAMLVNVVEAIEPVAAGLEHISLMQGYKVYGAHLGPFKTPAREDDAGHMPPEFNVDQQDFLVRRQAGKSWTWSAIRPSVVAGFGLGNPLNLAMVIAVYASISKELGLPLRFPGKPGAYDALLEMTDAGLLAEATVWAATDPACANQAFNINNGDLFRWSELWPKIAEYFELPVAPPLQMSLATVMADKEPLWDKMTEVHGLAGHSYREVSSWAFGDFVFSWDYDMFADGSKARRFGFHRYVETERMFFDIFTEMRKRRVIP